In Nostoc edaphicum CCNP1411, the sequence ACTTTGTGCCTTAATAAAATCTGTCTTAGTGAGTAGATTGATCGGAGATGTCAGGAAAAGATGAGAGAAATCCTTTATTTAGAAATTCCAACTCCGGATATAGCAACTGTGCGTAACTGGTTACAAACAGATTTTGAACCCGGCAATGGAGAAAAAGTGCTTACCTCGGAAGGCTTTCGCCTCAAAATACCCAGTGCTACTACAACTATTGGAGTGGCTCTTTCCGAAAACTTGCCTGCGGAACTTTCGGTATTTGTCTGGTCGGTACAACGAACTACTTATCTAAAAGTGTTTCGTTGGGCAGAACAACCCTTTCCCTGTGAAGGACAAATTCTGCAACGCCTGACTAAAGAAATCAGAAGCCGTTTTCCGCATCATTACCCAGAACCGCCAGCAATTGATTTATCCCAGCAATCGATTTTCGCAGCACTAGGCTCTGCTTACCCCCTCACCGTCAAGTATTTTCAGAAAATGCCTAACGGTGAATATGATCTAACGCGTGCCTACTGGTGGGAACAACGATGGCGCGAAGGGGTACGGAATCCGCAGCAACCCCGGCAGGTGGTGTTTTCCAGTCAAGGGGACAGGGGACTGGGGACTGGGAACTGGGTAAAAGGTAATCCCAATACCCAATCCCTAATCCCTAATCCTCAGTACGACATCATCTACATCGGTGGCGCATTAGGCGCAATCCATGCAGCACTGATGGCAAAACTAGGATATAAAGTCCTGCTGGTGGAACGGATGCCCTTTGGGCGAATGAACCGAGAATGGAATATTTCCCGCGATGAGATTCAAAGCTTGGTTAATCTGGGTTTAGTCACCCCCGCTGAGTTAGAAACCATCATTGCCAGAGAATACAAAGACGGATTCAATAAGTTTTTTGATGCTAATAATCCAGCCAAACTGCGATCGCCCGTCCTCCACACACCCACAGTCCTAAATTTAGGTTTAGATTCCGAAAAATGGCTCCAAATGTGTGGGCAAAAACTGGAAGCGGCTGGCGGTGAAATTTGGGATGAAACAGAGTTTATCCGTGCAGATATTGATATATCACAAGTAGTTTTGCAAGTCAAGCACTTGCCCAGTCAGATTGAGAAGCAAGTAAGTGGACGATTGCTAATAGATGCAATGGGAACTGCGTCCCCCATCGCTTGGCAATTAAATGGTGGTCGTGCTTTTGATAGTGTGTGTCCAACAGTGGGAGCGGCAATTCAGAGCGGATTTGAGCCAGGAGTATGGGATTCCCAATATGGGGACGTTCTTTACAGTCATGGGGATATTTCGCGGGGAAGGCAGTTGATTTGGGAATTGTTTCCCGCAGCAGATGATGAACTAACGATTTATTTATTTCATTACCACGAAGTCAATGCTGAAAATCCCGGTTCCTTGCTAGAGATGTACGAGGACTTTTTCACAATTTTGCCAGAGTATCGCAGGTGCGATATGGACAAATTGGTGTGGAAGAAGCCGACATTTGGGTATATACCTGGGCATTTTAGTCTGGGAAGTCGCGATCGCACAGTTGCCTTTGATCGATTGATTGCGATCGGTGATGCCGCATCACTCCAATCTCCCCTCGTCTTCACCGGTTTTGGTTCCCTAGTTCGCAACTTAGAGCGCTTAACAATGCTGTTGGATACTGCTCTCAAACATGACTTGTTGAGTTTCCGCCACTTGAACCAAATACGCGCTTACCAAAGCAACGTTTCAGTGACTTGGCTATTTTCCAAAGGGATGATGGTACCCACAGGAAAATTTTTACCACCCCAGCGGATTAACTCCATGCTCAACACCTTTTTTGGGCTGTTGGCAGACGAACCGCCAGAGGTAGCAGATAACTTCATCAAAGATCGGTGTGATTGGTTAACCTTTAACCGCCTCGCGCTTAAAGCCGCTAGGAAAAATCCTGCCTTGCTTTTATGGATTTGGGAACTTGCTGGGCCCAGGGATTTGCTCAGATGGCTTGGTAGTTATTTCAACTTTGGTCGTCATGCCCTAATCAGCGCTTTGCTGAGTCCGTGGTTGCCGCGCTTCTTGAATCGGGTAGGTTTTTGGCTAGAACCCCGGAATCCGGGCTTGTGGCTGTGGCTATTGGCGATTAACTATGCGATCGCCACAGGCAAACCGCGATCGCGCAGTCAGGTAGTAAAATCCAACCCAGAAGCCATAATTCCGAAGCCAGAAGTAAGAATTAGTCATTAGTCATAGGGCATTGGGCATGGGGCATGGGGCATGGGGCATTGGGCATGGGGCATTGGGCATGGGGCATTACTCACTTGACTCCCAACTCCCAACTCCCAACTCCCAACTTCCAACTCCTAACTCCTAACTCAGCACTCAGCACTCAGCACTCTTAACTCTTGGGGCGAAAATTCGGCAGTTCTACAGATGCCAATGACTTACGCCCCTTGGGTGGACGCTGGGGATAAACCACAGGTGAGGGTGAATTAGCATCATTGGTGTTATCACCTAATGATTCTGGGGAGAAATCAGTTGCCGACAATTCTAACTGTGACAATTGGGAAACTTCTGACCAGTAGTCTTCAGTTTCTCCAAGAGGTGTCTCAGTGTCAGGTGGAGTGGAGGAAATCGGTAAGTTATTGGCTGGTGAAAGCACAGAATCTGTTGTCCAAGAATTAGAGGTAGTTGCAGGGGGATCTATTTCTGCCTCCAACTGCTCCTTCTGTGGATTTTCTAGTTCTTCATCGTCTTCTAAGATTGTTGCTAAAGTCTCCCAGATGGGGGAATCACCTACATCAGTTTTCGCAGGTGGTGGTGGTGATACTGATGCAGGCTGGGAAGTAAAAAACATTTGGATTAGACTATCTAATTGCTGATCTAAATTTGATGAAGATGAACCCAAAGGTGAAACAACTTCCGTTGTATCTGAAGAATCATCAATTTCTGGAGATGATCCTGGCTGTGTTGGTGTTGGCGTATCTTTCTTAACTGTCCAGTTCCAAGGAGATGATGGCGTCGGAGTGGCTTCATTTCTTTGGAATGGGATTGGTGCTGAGGGTTCGCCCCAAGAATTATCTAGATCATCACTCAAAGATTCTGGTTCTGCTGACCAAGGTTGAATTGGATGTGCATTCGGAAATAAAGACCGAGCTTTTCTAGAGAATCTTCCTTGTCCACTAGTTATATCTTTAGGATGTTTTGCAGCATCCTCTAGGGAGTCATAGCTAGGAACCGATGTATCTAAACATTTTTCTAGAGCTGCTTTGAATTGCAGCGTCTGGCGTTGCTGTCGCATCAGTCTAGTACGTAACTCCCGACAAGCAGTTTCTGACTGCAATAGCTGCTGAGACTGTTCGCTGTTGTTAGTGTGTAACAATGTACATTCTCGCTCTAGCTGGGCAAGGCGTTGTTGGCTAATTTGGAGCTGTGCTTTATAAGTATCAATGAAAATTTCCTGGCGTTGAACAGTTTGTACAGCAGTTTCTAATTGTTGAAATAAAGACTTTATCTGTTCTTGAGCCGCCGCCAGTTCCTGGGTATGTTGGTTGAGCATCGACTCACTAACGCTGGAACGCGTTTTCTGCCACTGCAAAACCTTTTCTGACTCAGTTAGGTTGTCTTTTAGCTGCTCTACTTGTTCATACAAGTTATTGTTAGCTGCACGTAATTCTTCGTTCAATGCCAGCAGGTTCTGAAATTCCGAGTCAATAAGTGCCTGTTTGTCGCTTTCAGGCTCTGCAACCCAGTCCTGCTGGGTAGTATCTTGTGAAAATTGTGTATCTTCAGCTGGCATGAGGAGTGGCAGTTTTCTAACTGTCATATTGTCATTAGGCACAACTGAGTAAAAGGGACAACTCGCCTGCTCTGATTGTGGCGAATTAGCAGAATTTAGGGATTCCATCACAGCCCCCTTGTTTGAGGTGTCAGCTTCATTCATCACTCTTGACTCACCCGCTTAAAAATATTCAGCAGTGCTGGCATTAGCATTGCTTATTAACTGTGTCTAATCAGGGTTTGCTCTAGAAGCTAAGTTTAACTCTCTCCAAGCACCAGCAATTAATCATCAATTGGTGTTCCCTATTTTGTATCTAGACTGATGCCGTTATAACACTATGATGCTCTGCCCCGTCAAGAAGAGGTGGAAGGGGAACTTGGGCTGCCTTCGAGGGTAGGCGGGAGGGAGGAGAAACCTAATGCGTTAAAAACTAAGCTTTATTAGCTGATGAAGTTTTTCTACATGAAAAAACTGCCTCACCTTATAGTTTATTTTTTGTAACCGCATCCGTCTTAAGATATAAATCAAAAATGTCTTCTTCAACACAATTTTGTACTGACTTATTTCTTACTTAAGATAGATGTCGATACAAGTATCTACTATTTGATGATAATTCTGTAATCTGAGCGATCGCTATTTAATGTCAGCAAACAACTAAGAGCTTCTGCCATAACTGCAATGTTAGGAAATTGTGACAAATGCGAATAAATACTTATAAATAGTTCTTAAAAGGGTAGCAAACTACCTAAGTAAATTAATAAATTTTTTTTAAAGAGTAATCTCAACTTAGTATGGGCTTTTTTCTCAGTAAATACAGTCCTAGTCGGCAATTCCAGGCTTAGTTAGTGAGAGACTTTTCATATCAACTTACCTTCAATATGTCAAGTTTCTTTAATGACCACAAGAAAATTGTCTAAAGTATACTTGACTACTTATCAATATTATTTACATTGTATTTTTATTGACGTAGTTTTGATTTTAATTAAGTACTAGTGCGGATATCATTTTTAATTAACTTATTAAAGAATAATTGGAATAACCGAGTTTTTCACTAGCAACAAAGTAGTTATAAAGACCATGATTACTGCCTATTTATATAAATGTGGCGCGAACTAAAGCGTTGTGGCAGTTAGGCTTGTCCAAAAAATCCAAATTTAAAATAGGGGTGCTAAAGATGACTGACGTACTTGCAATGGGCGCAAATATAAAGCAAGAAGCTGCCCAATTACCGCTGGTTGCAGAAAATTTTGACAGTTTTTGGGATAAAGAAATCAGACCGTTATTCACAGATGAATCTCTATCTTTTAAGGTGAAAACTCTTAACGGAAAATATGTCAAGTACGTCAACTTGGATAATGGAGCTACAACCACTCCCTTTGCAACCCTTAAGCAGCATGTGGATGAAATGCTTGACACTTATGGCAGTGTGCATCGAGGTTCTGGGCAAAAGTCCGTCATTACGACACGAGAATATGACGCTAGTCGGAACGTGATTCGGGATTTTGTCGGGTCATCTTCAGACAACTATGTAATCTTTGCGAAGAATACAACAGAAGCAATTAATGGAGCCGCCACACTTTGGGCAAAAAAACCTGGGAAAATCTTAGTTTCTGATATTGAGCATTCATCCAACCTGTTACCTTGGGTCACTAGAGACGAAGTTGTGCAGTACAGAACTCAGCCGGATGGAAGTGTAAGTGTTGCAGAAATTGAGGATATATTCAAGGCACATCAAAATCTCCCCGAAGCCGAGCAAATTAAGTTAGTAACTATTACAGGTGCTTCAACAATTACAGGTTACAGGCCCCCGATTTACGAAATTGCAGCTTTAGCACATCGGTATGGTGCAAAGATATTTGCCGATGTGTGTCAGTTAATTCAGCATGAACAAGTAAACATGGGTGCAGATGATGACCCATGTCATTTAGATTTTGTGGCTTTCTCTGGACACAAAATGTATGCCCCTTATGGAACTGGGGTTTTGCTGGGGCCAAAGGAATTTTTTGATAGCTCCTACCCTTATCAAATCGGGGGTGGAAACCTGCCTTATATCACCAGAAACCTAGAAATAAAACGTTTTTATACAGAACGGGCCCATGACCCTGGAACACCAAACGCAATGGGTGCGATCGCCATTGCTAAGGCGATTGAAATTATCGAAGCATTAGGACGCGATCGCATCGCCCAGTATGAACACTCTCTAGTTGAATTCACATATACACGGCTGGGGCTGATTCCTGGGGTCAAAGTACATATTCCCGGAGATAATTTAGCCCATGTTATTCCCTTTGATATTGATGGGTTTGATGGACGCTTAGTAGCAGAAATTCTGGCACAAGAATATGGCATTGGGGTTCGGGCTGGGGCTTTCTGCACTTATGAATACATTCGCAAACTCAAGAATATTTCAGACGAGCAAGACTGTGAGATTGCCAAGGAAGTAGACAGAGGAATTACGCGCAACATTCCTAGTATTATCCGAGCCAGCTTTGCTGTATATAATACATTGGAAGACTGCGATCGCTTTATAGATGCGATC encodes:
- a CDS encoding NAD(P)/FAD-dependent oxidoreductase is translated as MREILYLEIPTPDIATVRNWLQTDFEPGNGEKVLTSEGFRLKIPSATTTIGVALSENLPAELSVFVWSVQRTTYLKVFRWAEQPFPCEGQILQRLTKEIRSRFPHHYPEPPAIDLSQQSIFAALGSAYPLTVKYFQKMPNGEYDLTRAYWWEQRWREGVRNPQQPRQVVFSSQGDRGLGTGNWVKGNPNTQSLIPNPQYDIIYIGGALGAIHAALMAKLGYKVLLVERMPFGRMNREWNISRDEIQSLVNLGLVTPAELETIIAREYKDGFNKFFDANNPAKLRSPVLHTPTVLNLGLDSEKWLQMCGQKLEAAGGEIWDETEFIRADIDISQVVLQVKHLPSQIEKQVSGRLLIDAMGTASPIAWQLNGGRAFDSVCPTVGAAIQSGFEPGVWDSQYGDVLYSHGDISRGRQLIWELFPAADDELTIYLFHYHEVNAENPGSLLEMYEDFFTILPEYRRCDMDKLVWKKPTFGYIPGHFSLGSRDRTVAFDRLIAIGDAASLQSPLVFTGFGSLVRNLERLTMLLDTALKHDLLSFRHLNQIRAYQSNVSVTWLFSKGMMVPTGKFLPPQRINSMLNTFFGLLADEPPEVADNFIKDRCDWLTFNRLALKAARKNPALLLWIWELAGPRDLLRWLGSYFNFGRHALISALLSPWLPRFLNRVGFWLEPRNPGLWLWLLAINYAIATGKPRSRSQVVKSNPEAIIPKPEVRISH
- a CDS encoding aminotransferase class V-fold PLP-dependent enzyme, whose protein sequence is MTDVLAMGANIKQEAAQLPLVAENFDSFWDKEIRPLFTDESLSFKVKTLNGKYVKYVNLDNGATTTPFATLKQHVDEMLDTYGSVHRGSGQKSVITTREYDASRNVIRDFVGSSSDNYVIFAKNTTEAINGAATLWAKKPGKILVSDIEHSSNLLPWVTRDEVVQYRTQPDGSVSVAEIEDIFKAHQNLPEAEQIKLVTITGASTITGYRPPIYEIAALAHRYGAKIFADVCQLIQHEQVNMGADDDPCHLDFVAFSGHKMYAPYGTGVLLGPKEFFDSSYPYQIGGGNLPYITRNLEIKRFYTERAHDPGTPNAMGAIAIAKAIEIIEALGRDRIAQYEHSLVEFTYTRLGLIPGVKVHIPGDNLAHVIPFDIDGFDGRLVAEILAQEYGIGVRAGAFCTYEYIRKLKNISDEQDCEIAKEVDRGITRNIPSIIRASFAVYNTLEDCDRFIDAIAQIAKNGLTHYLPNYTQDQMTGVWTSNKQLVFSEHRAFIGHWAIVLPLFPLLLHQALFSVP